The genomic stretch GGTCGGCGGCGACGGTCAGCATGTCGCCGTCGTCCAGGCCGCTGGCGTCCAGAACGACACCGGCGGGGTTGCCGCCGGCGGGGTCGCTGGAAAAGGCGGTGTAGCGCAGCACCTCGGGCCGCGTCGCATTCGTCGTCATGATCGCGCTAACGGAGGGCAGGCCCGCGGCTATTCCTGGACGCGGACGGAGGCATGACCGGCAGACGGACGTCGTACCAGCCGACTCCGTCGTCCCACCGGCCCACGAGGCAGGCGTCCCGCCTGTCACCACTGTGTTCGTCCCCTTCCAGACCCGCAGCAGCCGAGATCTTCACCGCCTTTCGGCTTTCGGGTCGACGGCCCCTACACCTACCGGGTAACTTTCACTGTGACAGTGATGTGAGTGAGAGTGGAATCTTCGAGGGGAGCTGATGACGCGCACCATCAGGGTCGACGACGAGGTCTTCGCCAAGCTCCAGAGCCTGGCTGAACCTTTCGTCGACACGCCGAACAGCACACTGCGCAAGCTCCTCGGCCTGGACAGGCCCGCCTCGGGCGCCGGGAGCAGCGCGCTGGGCCCCCTGCTCGCGGACGGCAGGCTGAGTGTTGGCCAGCGTCTGGTGTGGCGTCGGCGCAACCTCAATCAGGTGCACTATGTGACCGTCATGGCCGATGGTGGCCTGTGTCTGGAGGACGGCAGCGTCCACACCACCCCGTCGGCGGCTGCCACGGCTCTGGCCGGCAACCAGCAGAACGGCTGGAAGGCGTTCGCCACCGAGGACGGCACTCCCCTAGGGGACCTGCGGTGACCCGCGCCGCTCGAGGCCTGTCGGCTTACGATGTGAACGCCCCAGGAGGTGGATCTTGGCCGGAGTGACCCAGCCGAAGGTGAGCCGTGTCGCTCCGCCTGAACTCGTCGCATGGGCTCGGAGCGGACGGATCCGGGTGCCGCAGTTCCAGCGGTCGTACCGCTGGGACTCCGAGGACGCCGAGCGATTGTTCGACAGTATTTTCCGCGGCTATCCGATCGGTAACCTGCTGATGTGGCGCAAGCCCGCGCCTGCCGCCGAAATCTCCTTGGGGGAGCTTCGGCTCAAGGCGCCAGAACGCTCCGACGCGCTGTGGGTCGTCGAC from Streptomyces roseochromogenus subsp. oscitans DS 12.976 encodes the following:
- a CDS encoding DUF4357 domain-containing protein, producing MTRTIRVDDEVFAKLQSLAEPFVDTPNSTLRKLLGLDRPASGAGSSALGPLLADGRLSVGQRLVWRRRNLNQVHYVTVMADGGLCLEDGSVHTTPSAAATALAGNQQNGWKAFATEDGTPLGDLR